A part of Propioniciclava coleopterorum genomic DNA contains:
- a CDS encoding DNA-processing protein DprA, which translates to MAERTFPVTEGTDMDSISAQAQDERSARVALALFIEPGDPTTGQLVGRVGAVETVRLLASDGAVPGMGKEAAALWRKHFQPERQPNAVRDVLRMTETLGLSTLKPGEPGFPASLHDLGERLPFVLWAKGGVSLLSGVVTDRFSITGSRAATSYGIHVAGEIASDLASHEKVLVSGGAYGIDAAVHRAALAARGHTVAVMAGGLDRPYPSGHRELLERIGDLGLLLSEQPPGAVPTRGRCIARARLVAALSGSTTIVEAAGRSGALLVARQAEELGRVVAAVPGPVTSAASAGTHRLLREHVASLVTDASDLTALLDHRSARASTLGIERRPVVPGMAQHASSRTAMVRDL; encoded by the coding sequence ATGGCCGAGCGCACCTTCCCCGTGACGGAAGGAACCGACATGGACAGCATCTCGGCGCAGGCCCAGGACGAACGGAGTGCCAGAGTCGCGCTGGCGCTCTTCATTGAGCCCGGCGACCCCACCACCGGGCAGCTCGTCGGACGAGTCGGTGCTGTCGAGACGGTGCGGCTGCTGGCCAGCGACGGTGCCGTGCCGGGGATGGGCAAGGAAGCCGCTGCGCTGTGGCGCAAGCACTTCCAGCCCGAGCGGCAGCCGAACGCGGTGCGTGACGTGCTCCGGATGACGGAGACTCTCGGTCTGTCGACGTTGAAACCTGGCGAACCCGGCTTCCCGGCGTCTCTCCATGATCTTGGTGAGCGTCTTCCCTTTGTGCTGTGGGCCAAAGGGGGCGTGTCGCTCCTCTCTGGTGTCGTGACTGATCGGTTCTCGATCACTGGCTCTCGGGCTGCGACCAGTTACGGCATCCACGTCGCTGGCGAGATCGCGTCAGACCTCGCATCGCACGAGAAGGTGCTTGTCTCTGGTGGTGCGTACGGGATCGACGCGGCGGTTCATCGCGCCGCACTTGCCGCCCGCGGGCACACCGTCGCCGTGATGGCGGGCGGGCTGGACCGCCCCTACCCTTCCGGGCATCGCGAGTTGCTGGAACGAATCGGTGACCTCGGGTTGCTCCTCAGTGAGCAGCCGCCAGGTGCGGTGCCAACGCGCGGAAGGTGCATCGCACGGGCACGCCTCGTGGCGGCACTTTCGGGTTCGACTACCATCGTCGAAGCGGCAGGCCGGTCGGGCGCACTGCTCGTGGCGAGGCAAGCAGAAGAGCTTGGCCGAGTTGTCGCCGCTGTCCCTGGCCCGGTGACCAGTGCGGCGAGCGCTGGCACTCATCGACTCCTGCGAGAGCACGTTGCCAGTCTCGTTACCGACGCTTCCGACCTCACGGCGCTACTTGATCATCGTTCCGCCAGAGCTTCCACACTCGGCATTGAGCGTCGGCCCGTTGTGCCGGGGATGGCGCAGCATGCATCGTCACGTACCGCGATGGTGCGTGACCTGTAG
- a CDS encoding methionine ABC transporter permease, producing the protein MTQVSWQEALPELFKALGQTAWMVGWSFLITVMLGVTVGVLLRLWAPDGLIPNRPLYAVVGAVVNIARSLPFLILMIALISFTRFIVGTAYGETAAIVPLAVGAIPFYARVVEAALREVAPGKLEAAQVMGATTWDIVRKALLPESLPGLIAGATLTLVTLIGYSTMAGVIGGGGVGDFAIRYGYQRFNMPVLLEAVIALIVIVQLVQSLGDWIVSRLGHLRG; encoded by the coding sequence GTGACCCAGGTGTCCTGGCAGGAGGCCCTGCCCGAGCTGTTCAAGGCGCTGGGCCAGACCGCGTGGATGGTCGGCTGGTCGTTCCTCATCACCGTCATGCTGGGCGTCACCGTCGGCGTCCTGCTGCGGTTGTGGGCGCCCGACGGCCTCATCCCCAACCGGCCGCTGTACGCCGTGGTCGGGGCCGTGGTGAACATCGCCCGTTCGCTGCCGTTCCTGATCCTGATGATCGCGCTGATCAGCTTCACCCGGTTCATCGTGGGCACCGCCTACGGCGAGACCGCCGCGATCGTTCCGTTGGCCGTGGGCGCGATCCCGTTCTACGCCCGCGTCGTCGAGGCGGCGCTGCGCGAGGTCGCGCCCGGCAAGCTGGAGGCCGCCCAGGTGATGGGCGCCACGACGTGGGACATCGTCCGGAAGGCGCTGCTGCCCGAGTCGCTGCCCGGCCTGATCGCGGGGGCCACGCTGACGCTGGTGACGCTGATCGGGTACTCCACCATGGCCGGCGTCATCGGCGGCGGCGGCGTGGGCGACTTCGCCATCCGGTACGGCTACCAGCGCTTCAACATGCCGGTCCTGCTGGAGGCCGTGATCGCCCTGATCGTGATCGTCCAGCTGGTGCAGTCCCTGGGCGACTGGATCGTCTCGCGGCTGGGGCACCTGCGCGGCTGA
- a CDS encoding methionine ABC transporter ATP-binding protein yields MIEVTSLTKVYPSGAGSVTAVDDVSLHVGTGRIFGILGRSGAGKTTLMRCLTALERPTSGQVTIGDVELTTLSASQLRAARHRMGMIFQHFNLLNSRTAAGNIAFPLEVQGVPAAERSARVAELIDLVGLQGRADAFPSQLSGGQKQRVGIARALAAHPEVLFCDEATSALDPATTEQILDLIKEINARTGVTVVLITHESEVVRRICDGAALMEAGRVVEQGDLLDLLTDPTSRLADILLPVGDPALAGVGESVVLSFAQGNTQEAVISALTRRFGLDVSIVGGAVEAIAGRKVGRLRVALSHPEGHYDRAAVASYLAEHEVSVQL; encoded by the coding sequence GTGATCGAGGTCACCTCCCTGACGAAGGTCTATCCCTCGGGCGCGGGCAGCGTCACGGCGGTGGACGACGTCTCGCTGCACGTCGGGACGGGCCGGATCTTCGGGATCCTGGGCCGCTCCGGCGCCGGCAAGACCACCCTGATGCGCTGCCTGACCGCCCTGGAGCGACCGACCTCGGGGCAGGTGACCATCGGCGACGTGGAACTCACCACGCTGTCCGCGTCCCAGCTTCGCGCCGCCCGGCACCGGATGGGGATGATCTTCCAGCACTTCAACCTGCTCAACAGCCGGACCGCCGCCGGCAACATCGCCTTCCCCCTCGAGGTGCAGGGCGTGCCCGCGGCCGAGCGCAGTGCTCGCGTCGCGGAGCTGATCGACCTGGTCGGGCTGCAGGGCCGCGCGGACGCCTTCCCGTCGCAGCTGTCGGGCGGGCAGAAACAGCGCGTCGGGATCGCCCGCGCGCTGGCGGCCCACCCCGAGGTGCTGTTCTGCGACGAGGCGACCTCGGCGCTGGATCCCGCCACGACCGAGCAGATCCTCGACCTGATCAAGGAGATCAACGCGCGCACCGGGGTGACGGTCGTGCTGATCACCCACGAGTCGGAGGTCGTCCGGCGGATCTGCGACGGGGCTGCGCTCATGGAGGCCGGCCGCGTCGTCGAGCAGGGCGACCTGCTGGACCTGCTCACCGACCCGACCAGTCGGCTCGCCGACATCCTCCTCCCGGTCGGTGACCCCGCGCTGGCCGGGGTGGGGGAGTCGGTGGTGCTGAGCTTCGCCCAGGGCAACACCCAGGAGGCCGTGATCTCCGCGCTCACCCGACGCTTCGGCCTGGACGTCTCGATCGTCGGGGGCGCCGTGGAAGCGATCGCCGGCCGCAAGGTCGGACGCCTCCGCGTCGCCCTGAGCCACCCCGAGGGGCACTACGACCGCGCGGCCGTGGCGTCCTACCTCGCCGAGCATGAAGTGAGCGTGCAACTGTGA
- a CDS encoding MetQ/NlpA family ABC transporter substrate-binding protein — protein sequence MADVTPHALLLKEAEKQGLLGDVKIQVTEISGDIDPNQLVNAGDLDANFFQHVPYLTDWNAKHSGADLVALAPIHVEPLGLYSKKAKLDAVPEGAVIAIPADATNQARALFLLQDAGLITLDVKADQPGLDYSQITPEKNVTGNPKNVGWLKIDRPQLAATLDDPKVQLSVINGNYALEAGLTPATDALALESAENNPYANVLVVKAGLKDDPRVKKVDEALTSPQLRQFITDTFKGSVLPAEGSGK from the coding sequence ATGGCTGACGTCACGCCGCACGCGCTGCTGCTGAAGGAGGCCGAGAAGCAGGGGCTGCTCGGCGACGTGAAGATCCAGGTCACCGAGATCTCCGGCGACATCGACCCGAATCAGCTCGTCAACGCGGGGGATCTCGACGCCAACTTCTTCCAGCACGTCCCGTACCTGACCGACTGGAACGCCAAGCACAGCGGCGCCGACCTGGTCGCGCTCGCCCCGATCCACGTCGAGCCGCTCGGCCTGTACTCGAAGAAGGCCAAGCTCGACGCCGTCCCCGAGGGTGCGGTCATCGCGATCCCGGCCGACGCGACCAACCAGGCGCGCGCCCTGTTCCTGCTGCAGGACGCCGGCCTGATCACCCTCGACGTGAAGGCCGACCAGCCCGGGTTGGACTACTCCCAGATCACCCCGGAGAAGAACGTCACGGGCAACCCCAAAAACGTCGGCTGGCTCAAGATCGACCGCCCGCAGCTCGCGGCGACGCTCGACGACCCGAAGGTGCAGCTGTCGGTGATCAACGGCAACTACGCCCTGGAGGCGGGCCTCACCCCCGCGACGGACGCGCTGGCCCTGGAGTCGGCCGAGAACAACCCGTACGCCAACGTCCTGGTCGTCAAGGCCGGCCTGAAGGACGACCCGCGCGTCAAGAAGGTCGACGAGGCGCTCACCAGCCCGCAGCTGCGGCAGTTCATCACCGACACCTTCAAGGGCTCGGTGCTGCCCGCCGAGGGTTCGGGGAAGTGA
- a CDS encoding DUF2510 domain-containing protein: MHEPGWYPDPAGTQGRLRWWDGQQWTGEVRDDPHSGLDAILDAEGAPTPPRPARILGYGTLSIALVAVVLGLASAAGATFGRGAGPLPINPPINPTPTAHVTTSAAATAPTAGPSPTAPEPIPAPVSTDPAAGEAPLPSPAITIPEGAPAEVSPTCDGVAEDAARLSDGDLAVQAGGQWSRESVPSWLDCGQGGRLLAGDGTARLWIGRVSQPNLEQGTLEEASSVLYDQTLMQVGTFRTLTHEGEPTTVNGRDAYRVVSTVGGGQEPTQQITLMVVNTAAVRPTVVIAVTDADDGEGMRATQEALATLTSVNG; this comes from the coding sequence GTGCACGAACCAGGTTGGTACCCGGATCCGGCGGGTACCCAGGGTCGGCTCCGGTGGTGGGACGGACAGCAGTGGACCGGCGAGGTCCGCGACGATCCCCACTCCGGCCTCGACGCGATCCTGGACGCCGAGGGCGCACCCACGCCGCCGCGGCCCGCCCGCATCCTCGGCTACGGGACGCTCTCCATCGCGCTGGTCGCCGTCGTCCTGGGGCTCGCCTCGGCGGCCGGCGCCACCTTCGGGCGCGGGGCTGGCCCCCTGCCCATCAACCCCCCGATCAACCCCACGCCGACCGCCCACGTCACCACCTCGGCCGCCGCGACCGCCCCGACCGCCGGCCCGAGCCCCACCGCGCCGGAGCCGATCCCCGCCCCCGTCAGCACCGACCCGGCGGCCGGCGAGGCGCCGCTCCCGAGCCCCGCGATCACGATCCCCGAGGGCGCCCCCGCCGAGGTCTCCCCCACGTGCGACGGAGTGGCCGAGGACGCCGCCCGGCTCAGCGACGGCGACCTCGCCGTGCAGGCCGGCGGCCAGTGGTCGCGCGAGTCGGTCCCGAGCTGGCTCGACTGCGGCCAGGGCGGACGCCTCCTCGCCGGCGACGGCACCGCCCGGCTGTGGATCGGACGCGTCTCGCAGCCCAACCTGGAGCAGGGCACCCTCGAGGAGGCGAGCTCCGTCCTCTACGACCAGACGCTGATGCAGGTGGGCACCTTCCGGACGCTCACCCACGAAGGCGAACCGACCACCGTGAACGGCCGCGACGCCTACCGCGTCGTCTCGACCGTCGGCGGCGGCCAGGAGCCGACCCAGCAGATCACCCTCATGGTGGTCAACACCGCCGCGGTGAGGCCGACGGTCGTCATCGCGGTCACCGACGCCGACGACGGCGAGGGCATGCGCGCCACCCAGGAGGCGCTCGCGACCCTCACGTCGGTCAACGGCTGA
- a CDS encoding UBP-type zinc finger domain-containing protein, whose protein sequence is MDGIDPTVPPSGTGCQECLADGGWWFHLRRCAQCGHIGCCDSSPSQHTTAHYEETGHPFIQSFEPGEDWFYNYPENAMYNGPKLAAPDSRPADQPAPGPAGKVPPNWMDLLHG, encoded by the coding sequence ATGGACGGCATCGATCCCACGGTCCCGCCGAGCGGAACCGGCTGTCAGGAGTGCCTGGCCGACGGCGGCTGGTGGTTCCACCTGCGCCGCTGCGCCCAGTGCGGGCACATCGGGTGCTGCGATTCCTCGCCCTCCCAGCACACCACCGCCCACTACGAGGAGACCGGCCACCCGTTCATCCAGAGCTTCGAGCCGGGTGAGGACTGGTTCTACAACTACCCCGAGAACGCCATGTACAACGGCCCGAAGCTCGCCGCCCCCGACAGCCGCCCCGCCGATCAGCCGGCGCCCGGGCCCGCGGGCAAGGTGCCGCCGAACTGGATGGACCTGCTGCACGGCTGA
- a CDS encoding NAD-dependent succinate-semialdehyde dehydrogenase, producing the protein MGAPTTGVLDRVQKDLLLDGRWEPREERFGVVNPATGDELARVADASVDDALAALDACSRAGAAWAATSPRERADVLQRAHRLLLERVDQFAELITLEMGKPLAESRGEVLYAADYVRWFAEEAPRIHGEYRVAPAGDTRIVTMRQPVGPCLLITPWNFPLGMITRKVAPALAAGCTMIVKPAHETPLTCLLMGQLFVEAGVPAGVLHVLPTTRSSRMSEALLADPRLRKISFTGSTGVGSTLLKGAAQNVVRTSMELGGNAPFIVFDDADVDRAVEGAMVAKFRNGGESCVAANRILVQAGVAAEFTARLEERMRAAVAADGMDPAATVGPVISDKQRRHVDDLVRDAVGHGGDLRLGGEARAGAGFFYEPTLITGVPATARIAREEIFGPVAAVTVFEDEAEAVALANDTEFGLTAFVFTNDLNRAFRVSEALETGMVGLNRGLVSNAAAPFGGVKASGLGREGGFEGINEYLVTKYVALDAGTF; encoded by the coding sequence GTGGGCGCGCCGACGACCGGGGTCCTGGACCGGGTGCAGAAGGACCTGCTGCTGGACGGCCGGTGGGAACCCCGCGAGGAGCGCTTCGGGGTGGTGAACCCCGCCACCGGCGACGAGTTGGCCCGCGTGGCCGACGCGTCCGTCGACGACGCGCTGGCGGCCCTGGACGCCTGCAGCCGGGCGGGGGCCGCCTGGGCGGCGACCAGCCCCCGGGAGCGGGCCGACGTCCTCCAGCGGGCCCACCGGCTGCTCCTCGAGCGGGTGGACCAGTTCGCCGAACTGATCACCCTGGAGATGGGCAAGCCGTTGGCCGAGTCGCGCGGGGAGGTGCTCTACGCGGCCGACTACGTGCGATGGTTCGCGGAGGAGGCGCCGCGCATCCACGGCGAGTACCGGGTCGCGCCGGCGGGGGACACGCGGATCGTGACCATGCGGCAGCCGGTCGGGCCGTGTCTGCTGATCACCCCGTGGAACTTCCCGCTCGGCATGATCACGCGCAAGGTCGCTCCGGCCCTGGCCGCCGGCTGCACGATGATCGTGAAGCCCGCCCACGAGACGCCGCTGACCTGCCTGCTGATGGGGCAGCTCTTCGTGGAGGCCGGCGTGCCGGCCGGGGTGCTGCACGTCCTGCCCACGACGCGGTCGAGCAGGATGTCGGAGGCGCTGCTGGCCGATCCCAGGCTCCGCAAGATCTCCTTCACCGGTTCGACCGGCGTGGGGAGCACCCTGCTCAAGGGGGCGGCGCAGAACGTGGTGCGCACCTCCATGGAACTGGGCGGCAACGCGCCGTTCATCGTCTTCGACGACGCCGACGTCGACCGCGCCGTCGAGGGCGCCATGGTGGCCAAGTTCCGCAACGGCGGCGAGTCCTGCGTGGCCGCCAACCGCATCCTCGTCCAGGCCGGGGTCGCCGCGGAGTTCACGGCTCGGCTGGAGGAGCGGATGCGCGCCGCCGTCGCCGCGGACGGGATGGATCCGGCCGCGACGGTCGGGCCCGTGATCTCCGACAAGCAGCGCCGCCACGTCGACGACCTGGTGCGCGACGCGGTGGGCCACGGCGGCGACCTGCGGCTCGGGGGCGAGGCGCGCGCGGGGGCCGGCTTCTTCTACGAGCCGACGCTGATCACCGGGGTCCCGGCGACGGCGCGGATCGCCCGGGAGGAGATCTTCGGACCGGTGGCCGCCGTCACCGTGTTCGAGGACGAGGCCGAAGCGGTCGCCCTGGCCAACGACACCGAGTTCGGGCTCACCGCCTTCGTGTTCACCAACGACCTCAACCGCGCCTTCCGCGTCTCGGAGGCGCTGGAGACGGGCATGGTCGGGCTGAACCGCGGCCTGGTCTCGAACGCCGCGGCGCCGTTCGGGGGCGTCAAGGCGTCCGGGCTGGGCCGCGAGGGCGGCTTCGAGGGGATCAACGAGTACCTCGTCACGAAGTACGTCGCCCTGGACGCGGGCACGTTCTGA
- a CDS encoding zinc-binding dehydrogenase — translation MTTAAVLHEVDADLVVETVVLTSPGPREVRVALAASGICHSDVMVARGGMASPLPIILGHEGSGVVLEVGSDVTRVRVGDHVALSWAPECGQCFYCLSGRSNLCAEYAPRVLDGGLLDGTSRFRSTGGDTIAQYSFLSTFTEETIVAEQSCVPISADMPLLPASLIGCAVMTGVGAALFSGNVRAGDTVAVLGGGGVGINAVQGAAIAGAGRVIVVDANPAKRETVSAFGATDFLLTGDGDPAAQVLELTHGRGADVVIDATGDAAAMAAAYSAARRGGRIVYVGVAPSDAVVALPAARLPREEKVITGSFYGGAVPLRDFPLVVDLYQSGRLKLDELVGAVVPLARINDVFGKPSNAARSVIDFGLGA, via the coding sequence GTGACGACAGCCGCCGTGCTGCACGAGGTCGACGCCGACCTCGTCGTCGAGACCGTCGTCCTGACGTCGCCCGGACCCCGCGAGGTCCGGGTGGCCCTGGCGGCGTCCGGCATCTGTCACTCCGACGTCATGGTGGCCCGGGGCGGCATGGCCAGCCCCCTGCCGATCATCCTGGGTCACGAGGGCTCCGGGGTCGTCCTCGAGGTCGGGTCCGACGTGACCCGCGTCCGGGTCGGCGACCACGTCGCCCTGTCGTGGGCGCCGGAGTGCGGGCAGTGCTTCTACTGCCTGTCGGGGCGGTCGAACCTGTGCGCCGAGTACGCGCCGCGCGTGCTCGACGGGGGGCTGCTGGACGGCACGAGCCGGTTCCGCTCCACGGGCGGGGACACCATCGCGCAGTACTCGTTCCTGTCGACGTTCACCGAGGAGACGATCGTCGCCGAGCAGTCCTGCGTGCCGATCTCCGCCGACATGCCGCTGCTGCCCGCGTCCCTGATCGGGTGCGCGGTCATGACGGGGGTTGGGGCGGCTCTGTTCTCCGGGAACGTCCGGGCCGGCGACACCGTCGCCGTGCTGGGCGGGGGCGGCGTCGGCATCAACGCCGTCCAGGGCGCCGCGATCGCCGGCGCGGGGCGCGTCATCGTCGTCGACGCCAACCCGGCCAAGCGGGAGACCGTCTCGGCCTTCGGCGCGACCGACTTCCTCCTCACCGGGGACGGCGACCCCGCCGCCCAGGTGCTCGAGCTCACGCACGGCCGGGGGGCCGACGTGGTCATCGACGCGACGGGTGACGCCGCGGCGATGGCCGCCGCCTACAGCGCCGCCCGCCGGGGCGGGCGGATCGTCTACGTGGGCGTCGCCCCCTCGGACGCCGTCGTGGCGCTGCCGGCGGCGCGGCTCCCGCGGGAGGAGAAGGTGATCACCGGCAGCTTCTACGGAGGGGCCGTGCCGCTGCGCGACTTCCCCCTGGTCGTCGACCTGTACCAGTCCGGACGCCTCAAGCTCGACGAACTGGTCGGGGCCGTCGTCCCGCTGGCGCGCATCAACGACGTCTTCGGTAAGCCGAGCAACGCCGCGCGGTCCGTCATCGACTTCGGCCTGGGCGCCTGA
- a CDS encoding BCCT family transporter — protein MMRLRPIAFWPPVILFVAACIFNFANPEGFTAMINGANSWLITNMAWAFSLGVLTMFVVIVWLMVSKFGNVRIGGRDAAPMLDNFRYFSITLTSIIAIGLLLWGTSEPLYHYTAPPESLGITPESPEAVVFAVSTMFTHWSFLPLAIYAVPSIMFAFAFYNMRKPYSIASTLTPLFGDKILGKWGQGLDAIVMYSLVAGMSASLASGILVIGGGLNYLTGWQTGLFMWAVADLAIVVTFVISSITGLFNGIRRLSEINTIFFIGLFVFVFVFGPSFFVLNLGVESLANNLATFFPKAMFTGAAANDPWAGGWTMFYWCNWLSWAPISGIFLGRISYGHSVRKALTVMFVLPALFNILWIGIFSGAAIRLDQETGGALAEAVAKGPEFAVYAFLSHYPLALLLIPIFLFITFLSYVTGSDAYTTTIGGMSSTGISPTSPEPPRLMKIFWGILIGLVAWILLAATGGADGVKMLSNLGGLPALILELFMVVALIKVATNPAKYDVRKQDYDADGSPIRSRAKKATMSEEAVMAAYAKEAAEVSGPASPLDAEEDDHAVEFVEATTVEEEQ, from the coding sequence ATGATGAGACTTCGTCCCATCGCCTTCTGGCCGCCCGTGATCCTGTTCGTGGCGGCGTGCATTTTCAACTTCGCCAATCCCGAAGGCTTCACCGCCATGATCAACGGGGCCAACAGCTGGTTGATCACGAACATGGCCTGGGCGTTCAGCCTCGGCGTCCTGACGATGTTCGTCGTGATCGTCTGGCTGATGGTGTCCAAGTTCGGCAACGTGCGGATCGGCGGCCGTGACGCGGCCCCGATGCTCGACAACTTCCGCTACTTCTCGATCACCCTCACCTCGATCATCGCCATCGGGCTGCTGCTGTGGGGGACCTCCGAGCCTCTGTACCACTACACCGCTCCGCCCGAGTCACTCGGCATCACCCCGGAGTCGCCGGAGGCGGTCGTCTTCGCGGTGTCGACCATGTTCACGCACTGGAGCTTCCTGCCGCTGGCGATCTACGCCGTGCCGTCGATCATGTTCGCGTTCGCGTTCTACAACATGCGCAAGCCGTACTCGATCGCCTCGACCCTGACCCCGCTGTTCGGCGACAAGATCCTGGGCAAGTGGGGCCAGGGGCTGGACGCGATCGTGATGTACTCGCTCGTCGCCGGCATGTCGGCGTCGCTGGCCAGCGGCATCCTGGTCATCGGTGGCGGCCTGAACTACCTCACCGGCTGGCAGACCGGCCTGTTCATGTGGGCCGTCGCCGATCTCGCGATCGTCGTCACCTTCGTCATCAGCTCCATCACCGGCCTGTTCAACGGCATCCGGCGGCTGTCGGAGATCAACACGATCTTCTTCATCGGCCTGTTCGTCTTCGTGTTCGTGTTCGGGCCGTCGTTCTTCGTGCTCAACCTGGGCGTGGAGAGCCTGGCCAACAACCTGGCCACCTTCTTCCCCAAGGCGATGTTCACCGGCGCGGCCGCGAACGACCCCTGGGCCGGCGGCTGGACGATGTTCTACTGGTGCAACTGGCTGTCGTGGGCGCCGATCTCCGGCATCTTCCTGGGCCGGATCTCGTACGGCCACAGCGTCCGCAAGGCGCTGACCGTCATGTTCGTGCTTCCTGCGCTGTTCAACATCCTGTGGATCGGGATCTTCTCCGGTGCCGCCATCCGGCTGGACCAGGAGACCGGGGGAGCGCTGGCGGAGGCCGTCGCCAAGGGCCCCGAGTTCGCGGTGTACGCCTTCCTCTCGCACTACCCGCTCGCGCTGCTGCTCATCCCGATCTTCCTGTTCATCACCTTCCTGTCGTACGTGACCGGCTCCGACGCCTACACCACGACGATCGGCGGCATGTCCAGCACCGGCATCTCGCCGACCTCGCCGGAGCCGCCGCGGCTGATGAAGATCTTCTGGGGCATCCTGATCGGCCTGGTCGCCTGGATCCTCCTGGCCGCCACCGGCGGTGCCGACGGCGTGAAGATGCTGTCGAACCTGGGCGGCCTGCCGGCGCTCATCCTCGAACTCTTCATGGTGGTCGCGCTCATCAAGGTGGCCACGAACCCCGCCAAGTACGACGTCCGCAAGCAGGACTACGACGCCGACGGCTCCCCGATCCGCTCGCGCGCCAAGAAGGCGACGATGAGCGAGGAGGCCGTCATGGCCGCCTACGCGAAGGAGGCCGCCGAGGTGTCCGGGCCGGCTTCCCCGCTGGACGCCGAGGAGGACGACCACGCGGTCGAGTTCGTCGAGGCCACCACCGTCGAGGAGGAGCAGTGA
- a CDS encoding FAD-binding oxidoreductase encodes MSARSPIADHLVELLGPDNVVTDEQELRASSIDRYRKYQDVHGVYVLPPPVAIAYARTTADVAAVLSYADAHGINVVPRTGRSATEGGLETAVERSIVLDGSRMNRILHIDPDNMQVTVECGVRLQDLEDELRPLGLTTGHSPQSKPLAQMGGLTATRSIGQLSTLYGGIEDMVIGLEAVFPDGTVTRIKNVPRRAAGPDIRHLVIGNEGALCYITEVTVKLFRFTPETTRFLGYRLASMATGFSVLREVMVTGLRPAVMRLYDEDDAQGHFAPVAQGQCVMVFSAEGHQRLVDATIATIEEIVAAHPEVEPLDPAYFQHWFDHLNWGEEQIRQEREEILQTSEIGFTTEVSGSWSIIHDIYRSTVDRVRAEIGALTWIGGHSSHSYQTGTNVYFTYYYKVDCAPEDEVATYHKPINRIICEQALALGGSIVHHHGIGKARTPWTEAEHGSAYHLLHTLKAAFDPHGVMNAGTIFPLEENPS; translated from the coding sequence ATGTCCGCCAGATCCCCGATCGCCGACCACCTGGTCGAGCTGCTCGGTCCCGACAACGTCGTCACCGACGAGCAGGAGCTTCGGGCCAGCAGCATCGACCGTTACCGCAAGTACCAGGACGTCCACGGCGTGTACGTGCTGCCGCCGCCCGTCGCGATCGCGTACGCCAGGACGACCGCCGACGTGGCCGCCGTCCTGTCCTACGCCGACGCCCATGGCATCAACGTCGTGCCCCGCACGGGTCGCAGCGCCACCGAGGGCGGCCTGGAGACCGCCGTCGAGCGCAGCATCGTGCTGGACGGGTCCCGGATGAACCGGATCCTCCACATCGACCCCGACAACATGCAGGTGACCGTCGAGTGCGGCGTCCGGCTGCAGGACCTCGAGGACGAGCTGCGGCCGCTCGGGCTGACCACCGGGCATTCGCCCCAGTCCAAGCCGCTCGCCCAGATGGGCGGACTCACCGCCACCCGCAGCATCGGCCAACTCTCCACGCTCTACGGCGGCATCGAGGACATGGTGATCGGGCTGGAGGCGGTGTTCCCCGACGGCACGGTGACCCGCATCAAGAACGTGCCCCGCCGCGCAGCCGGCCCCGACATCCGACACCTCGTGATCGGCAACGAGGGTGCGCTGTGCTACATCACCGAGGTCACGGTGAAGCTGTTCCGGTTCACGCCCGAGACGACCCGGTTCCTCGGCTACCGCCTGGCCTCGATGGCCACCGGGTTCTCCGTCCTGCGCGAGGTGATGGTGACGGGGCTGCGGCCCGCCGTCATGCGCCTGTACGACGAGGACGACGCGCAGGGCCACTTCGCGCCGGTCGCACAGGGCCAGTGCGTCATGGTGTTCTCCGCCGAGGGCCACCAGCGCCTCGTGGACGCCACCATCGCCACCATCGAGGAGATCGTGGCCGCGCATCCCGAGGTGGAACCGCTGGATCCCGCCTACTTCCAGCACTGGTTCGACCACCTCAACTGGGGCGAGGAGCAGATCCGGCAGGAGCGGGAGGAGATCCTGCAGACCTCCGAGATCGGCTTCACGACGGAGGTCTCGGGCTCCTGGTCGATCATCCACGACATCTACCGCAGCACCGTGGACCGCGTCCGCGCGGAGATCGGCGCCCTCACCTGGATCGGCGGCCACTCGTCGCACAGCTACCAGACCGGCACGAACGTCTACTTCACCTATTACTACAAGGTGGACTGCGCCCCCGAGGACGAGGTCGCGACCTACCACAAGCCCATCAACCGCATCATCTGCGAGCAGGCGCTCGCCCTGGGCGGATCCATCGTGCACCACCACGGCATCGGCAAAGCCCGGACGCCGTGGACCGAAGCCGAACACGGTTCGGCCTACCACCTGCTTCACACGCTGAAGGCCGCCTTCGACCCCCACGGGGTCATGAACGCCGGCACCATTTTTCCACTCGAGGAGAATCCATCATGA